The Gemmata palustris genome includes a region encoding these proteins:
- a CDS encoding Gfo/Idh/MocA family protein encodes MSASPVVELNYKPTLPRRLDWRIGCVGSGFIMRDCHLVAYRNAGFNPFAIASRNETTAREVATQHNISTVQSIDALLANPEVEILDVAVPPDAQADLIRRAVELGKGRLRGILAQKPLALSITVAKELVKACADAGIVLAVNQNMRFDQSVRAAKDVLNRGWLGEIVLATIDMRAIPHWMPWAEGLPSLSTFVMSIHHLDTFRYWLGTPERVLASTRPDPRTKFPHRDGINLYILEYESGARASSWDDVWTGPSKEGAAGDIGIKWRIEGTEGLMQGTIGWPKYPARTPSTLEYSTRQQPDTWVRPKWDDVWFPDAFVGTMAQLLVAVENGTEAEISGRDNVETVALCEAVFAAATEHRVVRMADVLGSA; translated from the coding sequence ATGTCAGCCTCTCCCGTTGTGGAACTGAACTACAAGCCGACACTCCCCCGCCGCCTGGATTGGCGGATCGGCTGCGTGGGGTCCGGGTTCATCATGAGGGACTGTCACCTCGTCGCGTACCGGAACGCCGGGTTCAATCCCTTCGCCATTGCTTCGCGGAACGAGACGACAGCACGGGAAGTCGCAACACAGCACAACATTTCGACCGTTCAGAGCATCGACGCGCTGCTCGCAAATCCCGAGGTCGAAATCCTTGATGTGGCCGTACCACCAGATGCACAAGCAGACTTGATTCGCCGGGCGGTGGAACTCGGGAAGGGCCGACTTCGAGGGATTCTCGCACAGAAGCCACTCGCGCTATCGATCACGGTCGCGAAGGAACTCGTGAAGGCGTGTGCGGACGCGGGAATCGTGCTCGCGGTGAACCAGAACATGCGGTTCGACCAGTCGGTGCGCGCCGCCAAAGATGTGCTCAATCGCGGGTGGCTCGGTGAGATCGTGTTGGCCACGATCGACATGCGAGCGATTCCGCACTGGATGCCGTGGGCCGAAGGGTTGCCGTCGCTCTCCACGTTCGTGATGAGCATTCACCACCTGGATACTTTCCGCTACTGGCTCGGCACGCCGGAGCGAGTGCTCGCATCCACGCGGCCCGATCCGCGAACCAAATTCCCGCACCGGGACGGCATTAATCTTTACATTCTGGAGTACGAGTCGGGCGCGCGGGCTTCGTCGTGGGACGACGTGTGGACCGGGCCGAGCAAGGAAGGCGCGGCCGGAGACATCGGGATCAAGTGGCGCATTGAAGGCACAGAGGGTTTGATGCAAGGCACAATTGGTTGGCCCAAGTACCCGGCCCGCACACCGAGTACGCTGGAATACAGCACGCGACAGCAGCCCGACACCTGGGTGCGCCCGAAGTGGGACGACGTGTGGTTCCCGGATGCGTTCGTGGGCACGATGGCGCAGCTCCTCGTTGCCGTGGAGAACGGCACCGAGGCGGAAATCAGTGGGCGCGATAACGTGGAAACGGTCGCACTCTGCGAGGCCGTTTTCGCCGCCGCGACCGAGCACCGCGTGGTCCGCATGGCCGATGTTTTGGGGTCCGCATGA
- a CDS encoding phosphoesterase produces the protein MPLDEKVLVIPTEQFRAAGYFHGLRAADDAFRATILDATAFQFRPRYEVETDPSFKQLIPYIVLKCGDQLFHYRRGAAGTEKRLEALRSIGIGGHISEADAVGGDDPYQTGMLRELTEEVELGCGFRERCVGFINDDRTPVGSVHLGVVHVFELESPAARSREDALVDSGFAPLAELLRDAEHFETWSQFALEELRSDTQKL, from the coding sequence ATGCCGCTCGACGAGAAGGTGCTCGTGATCCCAACGGAGCAGTTCCGTGCTGCGGGTTATTTTCACGGGCTGCGCGCGGCAGACGATGCGTTTCGCGCGACCATTCTCGATGCGACCGCGTTCCAGTTCCGTCCGCGTTATGAAGTCGAAACCGATCCGTCGTTCAAGCAACTCATCCCGTACATCGTGCTGAAGTGCGGCGACCAACTGTTCCACTACCGACGCGGCGCTGCGGGTACTGAAAAGCGTCTGGAAGCACTGCGATCGATCGGCATCGGCGGCCACATCAGTGAAGCGGACGCCGTGGGTGGAGACGATCCTTACCAAACCGGCATGTTGCGCGAGTTGACGGAAGAGGTGGAACTCGGCTGCGGTTTTCGCGAGCGGTGCGTCGGGTTCATTAACGACGACCGTACCCCGGTGGGCAGCGTTCACCTCGGCGTGGTTCACGTCTTCGAGTTGGAATCGCCCGCAGCGCGCTCGCGCGAAGACGCGCTGGTGGATTCAGGGTTCGCGCCGCTCGCGGAACTGCTCCGCGATGCGGAACATTTCGAGACATGGTCACAGTTCGCGCTAGAAGAACTGCGGAGCGATACGCAGAAACTGTGA
- the murB gene encoding UDP-N-acetylmuramate dehydrogenase — protein MSLADQFPEITQRNQPLAPFTHLKIGGPAEFLIQPRSLDELNAVLSACQRDRVPVRMLGGGFNLLIQDDPVPGAVIRLTAEAFTFLQRDGKRVTAGGGGQLFDLIAFTVKHGLGGLETLVGIRGTVGGSVRCNVGDRSGEISQTVRNVTVLTEAGKVQVRGRDELTFSEHHSDLDEPVILSVEFELEPEAPAPVMKRMLKAWIQRKAAEPLSFQASVRLFRNPPGHTAATLIDRAQMTKARAGGAELSERNSNYAVAHPGTTARDILQLTEHVRVKVKERTGVALERELHVW, from the coding sequence ATGTCCCTTGCCGACCAGTTCCCAGAAATTACTCAGCGGAACCAGCCGCTCGCCCCGTTCACGCACCTGAAGATCGGCGGCCCGGCCGAATTCCTCATCCAACCGCGCTCACTGGACGAACTCAACGCCGTCCTGTCCGCGTGCCAGCGCGACCGCGTCCCGGTGCGGATGCTCGGGGGCGGGTTCAACCTGCTCATCCAGGACGACCCCGTTCCGGGCGCGGTGATCCGGCTCACCGCGGAGGCGTTCACGTTCCTCCAGCGCGACGGGAAGCGCGTCACCGCGGGGGGCGGCGGTCAACTGTTCGACCTCATCGCGTTCACCGTGAAGCACGGGCTCGGCGGGTTGGAAACGCTCGTCGGCATTCGCGGTACGGTCGGCGGTAGTGTGCGGTGCAACGTCGGCGACCGTAGCGGCGAAATCAGCCAAACGGTGCGCAACGTGACTGTGCTGACGGAAGCCGGGAAAGTGCAGGTCCGCGGGCGCGACGAGCTCACGTTCAGCGAGCACCACAGCGACCTCGACGAGCCGGTGATTCTGTCGGTCGAGTTCGAGCTCGAACCCGAGGCCCCGGCCCCGGTTATGAAGCGAATGCTGAAAGCCTGGATACAACGAAAAGCCGCCGAACCGCTGAGTTTCCAGGCGTCCGTCCGGTTGTTCCGCAACCCGCCGGGCCACACCGCCGCGACCCTCATCGACCGCGCGCAAATGACAAAGGCCCGGGCCGGCGGCGCGGAACTGAGCGAGCGGAACTCGAACTACGCGGTCGCGCACCCCGGCACAACCGCGCGCGACATTCTGCAGCTCACGGAACACGTCCGCGTTAAGGTGAAAGAGCGCACCGGCGTCGCGCTCGAACGGGAGTTACACGTCTGGTGA
- a CDS encoding outer membrane protein assembly factor BamB family protein, whose protein sequence is MTPRACAALCLLFVTSVASAEDWPGWRGPRADGTVKDKGFPLTWNSKENVKWKLELPGTGHSSPVVSRGKVFVAGCVEADKTRVLYCADRATGKLLWTKSAVVSGLEFKHSENSWASSTPATDGERVYITFFDKPQMRVFCFDFDGKLLWEKIPGEFHSVHGFCSPPVLHNDLVIVNGDQDAPKDKGAYIVALDKKTGEEKWRADRLNKLRSYCPPVVVEADGKKQLVLTGSKCVASYSPDTGKQNWIIDGPTEQFVSSMVMHDGVLLLTAGFPQHWIMAIKPDGTGNVTKTHVLWSKKGEGGYVPSPVAHDGKLFLVDDSGVASCWDVKTGKPFWKERLSGKKHHASAIAADGRIYLTSSEGITFVLKAGEEFELLAKNPLGEPVFASPAFSDGDIFIRGTKHLWCIGGKK, encoded by the coding sequence ATGACCCCGCGAGCCTGCGCTGCCCTCTGCTTGCTGTTCGTTACGAGTGTGGCGTCGGCCGAAGATTGGCCCGGGTGGCGCGGTCCGCGTGCGGATGGGACGGTGAAGGATAAAGGGTTTCCACTCACCTGGAACTCGAAAGAGAACGTGAAGTGGAAACTCGAACTCCCCGGAACCGGGCACTCGTCGCCGGTCGTGAGTCGAGGAAAGGTGTTCGTCGCCGGGTGCGTGGAAGCCGACAAAACGCGCGTGCTGTACTGCGCGGACCGCGCTACGGGCAAACTGTTGTGGACGAAGTCCGCTGTGGTTTCCGGTCTGGAGTTCAAACACAGTGAGAACAGTTGGGCCAGTTCCACCCCCGCGACCGACGGCGAGCGCGTCTACATCACGTTCTTCGACAAGCCGCAAATGCGGGTCTTTTGCTTCGATTTCGATGGCAAACTGCTGTGGGAAAAGATCCCGGGCGAGTTCCATTCCGTTCACGGCTTCTGTAGCCCGCCCGTGCTTCACAACGACCTGGTGATCGTGAACGGCGATCAGGACGCGCCGAAGGACAAAGGCGCGTACATCGTCGCGCTCGACAAGAAGACGGGTGAGGAGAAGTGGCGCGCGGACCGCCTGAACAAACTGCGGTCGTACTGCCCGCCCGTCGTGGTGGAAGCCGATGGCAAGAAGCAACTCGTGTTGACCGGGAGCAAGTGCGTCGCGAGTTACTCCCCGGATACCGGAAAGCAGAACTGGATCATCGACGGCCCGACGGAGCAGTTCGTTTCGAGCATGGTCATGCACGATGGCGTGCTGCTCCTCACCGCGGGGTTCCCGCAACACTGGATCATGGCAATCAAGCCAGACGGCACCGGCAACGTCACGAAAACGCACGTCCTGTGGTCGAAAAAAGGCGAGGGCGGCTACGTCCCCTCCCCCGTCGCTCACGACGGGAAGTTGTTCCTCGTGGACGATTCGGGGGTCGCGAGTTGTTGGGATGTGAAGACCGGAAAGCCTTTCTGGAAAGAGCGATTGAGCGGAAAGAAGCACCACGCTTCCGCAATCGCAGCCGACGGGCGCATCTACCTCACGTCCAGCGAAGGCATCACATTCGTTCTGAAAGCGGGCGAAGAGTTCGAGCTGTTGGCGAAAAACCCGCTCGGCGAACCCGTGTTCGCTTCCCCCGCGTTCTCGGACGGCGATATCTTTATCCGCGGAACGAAGCACCTCTGGTGCATCGGCGGAAAGAAGTGA
- a CDS encoding HEAT repeat domain-containing protein, whose product MGSARFVKAMCAVALFNSALYLCVREEAIAGEKDDLAKKYTDQLRKSKDVKTRVTALQELGTLAQIKKSLAADALPDIYKATEDKDAGVRAAAAETLGKADEPYEKAGDILVKLLKSDKDESVKIAAAKGLSSMGTAAKEALPAVRDVVKANAGDKKSKLGLAAKDALKSISGTRK is encoded by the coding sequence ATGGGTTCCGCTCGGTTCGTGAAGGCCATGTGCGCCGTGGCGCTGTTCAACAGCGCGCTCTACCTGTGTGTCAGGGAAGAGGCGATTGCGGGCGAGAAGGACGACCTCGCGAAGAAGTACACGGATCAGCTCCGTAAGAGCAAGGACGTGAAGACGCGCGTCACCGCGCTCCAGGAACTCGGGACGCTCGCGCAGATCAAGAAGTCGCTGGCAGCCGACGCGCTACCGGACATCTACAAGGCGACGGAAGACAAAGACGCGGGTGTCCGGGCCGCGGCCGCGGAAACACTCGGTAAGGCCGATGAGCCTTACGAAAAGGCGGGCGACATCCTTGTTAAGTTGCTGAAGAGCGACAAGGACGAGAGCGTGAAGATCGCGGCCGCAAAGGGGCTGTCCTCAATGGGCACCGCGGCGAAGGAAGCACTGCCCGCGGTCCGCGACGTCGTCAAAGCGAACGCGGGCGACAAGAAGAGTAAGCTCGGCCTCGCTGCAAAAGACGCCCTGAAATCGATCAGCGGTACGCGGAAGTAG
- the argB gene encoding acetylglutamate kinase, producing the protein MSEPSLTAETFAAAVDRLTAHCERPVVVKLGGSAMEDPAATDACLRCVATLHHLRVPVVLVHGGGKPIDRAMAEAGLTPKKVAGRRYTDDATLSIVVRVLHELNRDLAHRLNALGVPAVPTTEADDFPLMGERLLLPSLDLQPVDLGRVGKVTGVRTERFGQAVADGGLLAVIPSLAIDTDGGWLNVNADTAASAVAGTLKADKAVFLTDTPGVLRDRANPRSLISQLTESECRALIASGVIDGGMVPKVEACFEALEAGAKSALILDGRVPYSLLNVFLHDTFTGTVITR; encoded by the coding sequence ATGTCCGAGCCGAGCCTTACTGCCGAAACGTTCGCTGCCGCCGTTGATCGGTTGACGGCGCACTGCGAACGTCCGGTCGTGGTGAAACTCGGCGGCAGCGCGATGGAAGATCCCGCCGCGACCGACGCCTGTCTGCGTTGCGTGGCAACGCTCCACCACCTCCGCGTGCCGGTCGTACTCGTTCACGGGGGCGGTAAGCCGATCGATCGCGCGATGGCCGAGGCGGGCCTCACTCCGAAGAAGGTCGCGGGGCGCCGGTACACGGACGACGCCACGCTCTCGATCGTGGTGCGGGTACTTCACGAACTGAATCGCGACCTCGCGCATCGGCTGAACGCACTCGGGGTTCCCGCCGTCCCCACCACCGAAGCGGACGATTTTCCACTGATGGGCGAGCGCCTCCTGCTCCCAAGCCTCGATCTGCAACCGGTCGATCTGGGCCGCGTCGGGAAGGTGACGGGCGTTCGCACCGAACGGTTCGGGCAGGCGGTCGCGGACGGTGGACTTCTTGCGGTCATCCCGTCGCTGGCCATCGACACCGACGGCGGCTGGCTGAACGTCAACGCGGACACCGCAGCGTCTGCTGTCGCGGGCACACTGAAAGCCGACAAAGCGGTCTTCCTGACCGATACGCCGGGCGTCTTGCGCGACCGTGCGAATCCCCGATCGCTCATTTCCCAACTCACCGAGAGCGAGTGCCGCGCCCTCATCGCTTCCGGCGTGATCGATGGCGGCATGGTGCCGAAGGTCGAAGCGTGTTTTGAGGCGCTCGAAGCCGGCGCGAAATCCGCTCTCATCCTCGACGGCAGGGTGCCTTACTCCCTGCTGAACGTGTTCCTCCACGACACGTTTACCGGCACCGTCATCACGCGGTAA
- a CDS encoding aspartate aminotransferase family protein produces the protein MTTELLSSEQIIALAKKHLTGNYTRYPVCLVRGSNSWVWDAEGNRYLDFFPGWGCGILGHCPPRVVQAVQEQVATLIHVPNTWYTEPQALLGQALGERTDFNGVSFFCNSGTEANEGAIKLARLNGKPKGKYKIVTLTGSFHGRTMGALTATAQPKYHTGVEPMLPGFNYAQYGDLESVAKAIDGETCAIMLEPIQGEGGVNVPPAGFLEGLRELCDKHGLLLILDEVQTGMGRTGKWFGYQHWNIRPDIMTLAKALAGGVAMGALVATPEVAEKLKPGTHAATFGGNPLAARAALATIETIEQEGLLERGVQIGSRFQQRFLELKEKCPLITEVRVKGAMIGVELNVEGAPVVQGCLEKGLLINCTHQTVLRLLPALTLSDEQLEDGCDIISEVLLNFRQSS, from the coding sequence ATGACAACCGAATTGCTTTCCAGCGAACAGATCATCGCCCTGGCGAAAAAACACCTGACCGGGAACTACACCCGGTACCCGGTGTGCCTGGTGCGGGGGAGCAATTCGTGGGTGTGGGACGCGGAAGGCAATAGGTACCTGGACTTCTTCCCGGGGTGGGGGTGCGGAATTCTCGGGCACTGCCCGCCGCGTGTGGTGCAGGCGGTTCAGGAGCAGGTCGCGACGCTCATTCACGTCCCGAACACGTGGTACACCGAGCCGCAAGCGCTGCTCGGCCAGGCGCTCGGTGAGCGCACTGACTTCAACGGCGTGTCGTTCTTCTGCAACAGCGGGACCGAGGCGAACGAAGGCGCGATCAAGCTCGCGCGCCTCAACGGTAAGCCGAAGGGTAAGTACAAGATCGTGACCCTCACGGGGAGCTTCCACGGCCGCACGATGGGGGCGCTTACCGCGACGGCTCAGCCGAAGTACCACACCGGCGTCGAGCCGATGCTGCCCGGCTTCAACTACGCTCAGTACGGCGATTTGGAGAGCGTCGCGAAGGCCATTGATGGCGAAACCTGCGCGATCATGCTCGAACCGATCCAGGGCGAGGGCGGCGTGAACGTTCCTCCCGCGGGCTTCCTTGAGGGGCTGCGCGAACTGTGCGACAAGCACGGGCTGCTTCTCATTCTCGACGAAGTGCAAACCGGGATGGGGCGCACGGGTAAGTGGTTCGGGTACCAGCACTGGAACATCCGCCCGGACATCATGACGCTGGCCAAGGCGCTCGCGGGGGGCGTCGCGATGGGCGCGCTCGTCGCGACGCCGGAAGTCGCCGAGAAGCTCAAGCCCGGGACGCACGCGGCCACGTTCGGCGGCAACCCGCTCGCGGCGCGCGCCGCTCTCGCCACCATTGAGACGATCGAGCAAGAGGGGCTGCTGGAGCGCGGCGTTCAGATCGGCTCGCGGTTCCAACAGCGGTTCCTCGAACTGAAGGAAAAGTGCCCGCTGATTACCGAGGTTCGCGTGAAGGGCGCGATGATCGGCGTGGAACTGAACGTCGAGGGCGCGCCGGTGGTGCAGGGCTGTTTGGAGAAGGGACTGCTCATCAACTGCACGCACCAGACCGTTCTGCGGTTGCTCCCTGCACTGACGCTATCGGACGAGCAACTCGAAGACGGCTGCGACATCATTTCGGAAGTGCTGCTGAACTTCCGCCAATCGTCGTAA
- the argF gene encoding ornithine carbamoyltransferase: protein MKHFLNLIDLTTDELSHLLAEAARLKDAHTRRIPSHSLSGRVVGLVFEKPSLRTRVSFESGIAQLGGTSLYLPGNEVGLGWRESLADFARTISNYLDALVLRVYRHETLDGIASTGSIPVINGLSDWSHPCQGLADILTVRELFGTETGRTIVFVGDGNNVARSLAVGCGRLGMRFVLACPIGYGFDDRFKAQYTARVSPDFPREVNDPIAAVRGADVIYTDVWTSMGQEAEREERLRRFESFQVNADLLSKAPSHCKVLHCLPAHRGEEITDDVMDGPACAAFQQAGNRMHAQKAVLEWLLK from the coding sequence ATGAAACACTTCCTGAACCTCATCGACCTGACGACGGACGAGTTGAGCCACCTGCTCGCCGAGGCCGCGCGGCTCAAGGACGCGCACACCCGTCGCATCCCGTCGCACAGCCTGAGCGGGCGCGTGGTGGGGTTGGTGTTCGAGAAACCGTCGCTGCGCACGCGGGTGAGTTTCGAGAGCGGTATCGCGCAGCTCGGCGGGACGAGCCTGTACCTGCCCGGCAACGAGGTCGGGTTGGGGTGGCGCGAGAGCCTCGCGGATTTCGCCCGCACGATTTCCAACTACCTCGATGCCCTGGTACTCCGCGTGTACCGGCACGAGACACTCGACGGGATCGCGAGTACCGGCAGCATTCCCGTCATCAACGGGCTGTCGGACTGGTCGCACCCGTGCCAGGGACTCGCCGACATCCTGACCGTGCGCGAACTGTTCGGCACCGAAACCGGGCGCACGATCGTGTTTGTCGGCGACGGCAACAACGTGGCGCGCTCGCTCGCAGTGGGGTGCGGTCGGCTCGGTATGCGGTTCGTGCTCGCGTGCCCCATCGGGTACGGCTTCGACGATCGGTTTAAAGCCCAATACACCGCGCGGGTGTCTCCCGATTTCCCGCGCGAAGTGAACGACCCGATCGCCGCCGTGAGGGGAGCGGACGTGATCTACACCGACGTGTGGACGAGCATGGGCCAGGAAGCCGAGCGCGAGGAGCGCCTGCGCCGGTTCGAGTCGTTCCAGGTGAATGCGGATCTGCTCTCGAAAGCCCCTTCGCACTGCAAAGTGCTCCACTGCCTCCCCGCGCACCGCGGTGAGGAGATCACCGACGACGTGATGGACGGCCCCGCGTGCGCTGCGTTCCAGCAAGCCGGTAACCGGATGCACGCCCAGAAAGCTGTGCTGGAATGGCTACTGAAGTGA
- the rph gene encoding ribonuclease PH, whose product MPRPNDRALSALRELSFLRAFTRPAPGSVLVKMGRTTVLCTCCVEPKVPDFLVGKGKGWLTAEYGMLPGSTHTRKARDKAGKVDGRSVEIQRLIGRSLRAVVNLDKLGERTLWIDCDVLEADGGTRTASITGAFVAAVDAVNSIKALLTIPVSEVLTDSVAAVSVGLVDGEERLDLEYVEDRDADVDMNLVMTGSGKIIEVQGSGEEATFSRKQLDALVDLGEAGIRAITAEQKKVLGTAWPFRRTPPARAAGLSYSTRRPCGRGPLSSHRVHQFPFDHYRVLRFRDRVRRHETHGAHVV is encoded by the coding sequence ATGCCTCGACCCAACGACCGCGCTCTCTCTGCACTTCGTGAACTGAGTTTCCTGCGGGCCTTCACTAGACCGGCGCCGGGTTCGGTCCTTGTGAAGATGGGCCGCACCACCGTACTCTGCACGTGCTGTGTGGAGCCGAAGGTGCCGGACTTCCTGGTCGGGAAGGGGAAGGGCTGGCTCACTGCGGAATACGGCATGTTGCCCGGGTCCACCCACACGCGCAAGGCACGCGACAAAGCGGGCAAAGTGGACGGGCGCAGTGTCGAGATTCAGCGGCTCATCGGGCGCAGCTTGCGTGCGGTCGTGAACCTCGACAAACTCGGCGAGCGCACCCTCTGGATCGACTGTGACGTACTCGAAGCCGACGGCGGTACGCGGACCGCGAGCATTACGGGGGCGTTTGTCGCGGCCGTCGACGCGGTGAATTCGATCAAGGCGTTACTCACGATTCCCGTATCCGAAGTACTGACCGACAGCGTTGCGGCCGTGAGCGTGGGGCTCGTGGACGGCGAGGAGCGGCTCGACCTCGAATACGTCGAGGACCGCGACGCGGACGTGGACATGAACCTCGTGATGACCGGTAGCGGCAAGATCATCGAAGTGCAGGGCAGCGGCGAAGAAGCGACGTTTTCGCGCAAACAGCTCGATGCGCTCGTGGACTTGGGCGAAGCCGGCATCCGCGCGATCACCGCGGAACAGAAGAAGGTGCTCGGCACCGCGTGGCCGTTTAGGCGAACCCCGCCCGCAAGGGCGGCGGGATTATCTTACTCCACCCGCCGCCCTTGCGGGCGGGGGCCACTATCTTCCCACCGCGTACATCAATTTCCCTTCGACCACTACCGCGTACTCCGGTTCCGGGATCGCGTTCGTCGGCACGAGACGCACGGCGCGCACGTCGTGTAG
- the trpS gene encoding tryptophan--tRNA ligase, protein MSVTVRPRILSGVQPSGKLHLGNYFGAIKQHIERQDSGECLYFIADYHSLTSLREAEEKEAGLASKNKSIVARPARQILADNVRDVALDYLALGLDPAKASFFRQSDVPEVCELAWFFSTVTGMGLLERAHSYKDKVERGLTATVGLFTYPVLMAADILIYRSHLVPVGKDQEQHLEMTRNIAGSFNHAFGEIFPLPDGVYNEAAVVPGTDGQKMSKSYGNTIEIFAEGKALRNAVMGVVTDSTPVEEPKNPETCNAFALYKLFSTAAEQAEMADLYRNPMKGAESRGGRPFGYGDAKTQLLAKIEAYFAAARERRKQLARDPGYVEEVLVAGAKRARALAQITLQLVRKAVGIHPSPV, encoded by the coding sequence ATGAGTGTTACCGTCCGCCCGCGCATCCTCAGCGGCGTGCAGCCGTCGGGCAAGTTGCACCTCGGCAACTACTTCGGCGCGATCAAGCAGCACATCGAGCGGCAGGATTCGGGCGAGTGCCTGTACTTCATCGCGGATTATCACTCCCTCACGTCACTGCGAGAGGCCGAAGAAAAAGAAGCCGGGCTCGCGTCAAAAAACAAATCGATCGTGGCTCGACCCGCACGGCAAATTCTCGCGGACAATGTGCGTGATGTGGCGCTCGACTACCTCGCGCTCGGGCTCGATCCCGCGAAAGCGAGTTTCTTCCGCCAGTCGGACGTGCCCGAAGTGTGCGAACTCGCGTGGTTCTTCTCCACGGTCACCGGGATGGGCCTGCTCGAACGCGCGCACTCGTACAAGGACAAGGTCGAGCGCGGCCTTACAGCAACCGTGGGCCTTTTCACCTACCCCGTGCTGATGGCCGCGGACATCCTCATTTACCGCTCGCACCTCGTCCCGGTGGGTAAAGACCAGGAACAGCACCTCGAAATGACGCGCAACATCGCCGGGTCGTTCAATCACGCATTCGGCGAAATCTTCCCGTTGCCCGATGGCGTCTACAACGAAGCGGCCGTGGTGCCCGGGACCGATGGCCAGAAGATGAGCAAGAGCTACGGCAACACGATCGAGATCTTCGCCGAGGGGAAGGCGCTCAGGAACGCGGTGATGGGCGTCGTCACCGACTCGACGCCGGTCGAGGAGCCGAAGAACCCGGAGACGTGCAACGCCTTCGCGCTGTACAAGCTCTTCTCGACCGCGGCCGAACAAGCGGAAATGGCCGACCTGTACCGTAACCCGATGAAAGGCGCGGAATCCCGCGGCGGTCGGCCGTTCGGTTACGGCGATGCGAAAACGCAACTTCTCGCGAAGATCGAAGCCTACTTCGCAGCGGCCCGCGAGCGCCGTAAGCAACTCGCTCGCGATCCGGGGTACGTGGAAGAAGTGCTCGTTGCGGGCGCGAAGCGAGCGCGGGCGCTGGCTCAAATCACGCTCCAGCTCGTTCGCAAGGCCGTGGGGATTCACCCCAGCCCGGTGTAG